Proteins from one Gimesia maris genomic window:
- a CDS encoding DinB family protein, whose protein sequence is MSIQIATLVELLKFNRIMTLKTIDEISSLTDPQSALAFRPGPGRAHIAWQFMHTAITEELFATDRLRKTDSKLSDLFSLYEKGSTAVDEIPSLDVIKNTLSQSRENLLETIQLIPETDLELVPAGLQERGWSYEMALKILCWHETHHQGQAHLTLNSWKAIH, encoded by the coding sequence ATGAGCATTCAGATTGCCACCCTTGTGGAACTGCTGAAATTCAACCGGATCATGACACTCAAAACCATTGATGAGATCAGTTCACTGACTGATCCTCAATCAGCCCTGGCATTCCGACCGGGCCCCGGCAGAGCACATATTGCCTGGCAGTTCATGCATACCGCGATAACGGAAGAATTATTTGCAACAGACCGCCTGCGGAAAACGGACTCGAAACTGTCAGACCTGTTTTCCCTCTACGAGAAGGGAAGTACTGCGGTAGATGAGATTCCCTCACTGGATGTCATCAAAAATACATTAAGCCAGTCTCGGGAAAATTTACTGGAAACCATACAGCTCATCCCGGAAACAGACCTGGAACTGGTACCGGCAGGTCTTCAGGAACGAGGCTGGTCCTATGAGATGGCTTTAAAAATTCTTTGCTGGCATGAAACTCACCATCAGGGACAGGCACATTTGACGCTGAATTCCTGGAAAGCGATACACTAG
- a CDS encoding AAA family ATPase, with product MSGVVRLSIIDPNEATRNELKNMLIGVDMVWLEAECSRYEFFTEVVSQTQPDIALISLDANPELALSLIAQVTRDLPSCNVIVVSSSQEGSLILKAMRNGAKEFLGFPLVLEDFLSALNRIQITSGKSEGEHNAPRSSQVITVAGVSGGVGCTSLAINLACCLASQERNSVAVIDLDLALGDTDVWLDIIPDYTIQDVAENIARLDYSLLKRSLTKHACGAFLLPRPVQMDMSMQITTEVLRRIIALLRATFTHLVIDVSKSYNSLDLAAMELSDTVLLTAQLDLPCLRNVVRLSQFFDTNDHIAEKIKVVMNRLGLEDTQISVSKALETIGREIFCQIPNDYATMVESRNNGIPLVMQAPKAKLTRTIMGLAANVSGESVAEQEDSVSRKKKSLFGFLNQSK from the coding sequence ATGAGTGGAGTTGTCCGGCTATCGATTATCGATCCCAATGAAGCAACTCGCAATGAGCTGAAAAACATGCTGATTGGCGTGGATATGGTCTGGCTCGAAGCTGAGTGCAGTCGTTATGAATTTTTTACGGAGGTCGTTTCTCAGACTCAACCTGATATTGCGCTGATCTCGCTGGATGCGAATCCGGAACTGGCTTTAAGCCTGATTGCCCAGGTCACGCGCGATTTACCAAGTTGTAACGTGATTGTCGTCAGCAGTTCCCAGGAAGGCAGTCTGATTTTAAAGGCGATGCGAAACGGCGCCAAAGAATTCCTGGGGTTCCCTCTGGTACTGGAAGATTTTCTGTCCGCCTTGAACCGCATTCAGATTACCTCCGGTAAATCAGAAGGGGAACATAATGCTCCCCGTTCCAGTCAGGTTATTACCGTGGCCGGGGTGAGTGGTGGTGTGGGTTGCACTTCCCTGGCAATCAACCTGGCCTGCTGCCTGGCAAGTCAGGAACGTAACAGTGTGGCTGTGATCGACCTGGATCTGGCCCTGGGTGATACGGATGTCTGGCTGGATATCATTCCGGATTACACGATTCAGGACGTTGCCGAAAACATTGCGCGACTGGATTATTCGCTGTTGAAACGTTCGTTAACCAAACATGCATGTGGGGCGTTCCTGTTACCCCGTCCCGTGCAGATGGATATGTCGATGCAGATCACAACTGAAGTGCTCCGCCGAATCATTGCCCTGCTTCGAGCAACGTTCACACATCTCGTGATTGATGTCAGTAAGTCTTATAACAGTCTCGATCTGGCAGCAATGGAGTTATCGGATACGGTTTTGTTGACTGCGCAACTGGATTTACCCTGCCTGAGAAATGTCGTGCGTCTGTCACAGTTTTTCGATACCAACGATCACATCGCTGAGAAAATCAAAGTCGTGATGAATCGTCTGGGTCTGGAAGATACCCAGATCAGTGTGAGTAAAGCGCTGGAAACAATCGGTCGCGAAATTTTCTGTCAGATTCCCAATGATTATGCGACAATGGTGGAATCCCGTAATAATGGGATTCCACTGGTCATGCAGGCACCCAAAGCAAAACTCACCAGAACTATTATGGGGCTGGCTGCCAATGTGAGTGGAGAATCTGTCGCAGAACAGGAAGATTCGGTCTCCCGGAAAAAGAAGAGCCTGTTTGGTTTCTTGAATCAATCCAAATAG